The following DNA comes from Cystobacter fuscus DSM 2262.
AACGCCAGCGAGGGCTTCGGCCGGGAGCGCGTGAAGGAGCTGGCGCTCGACGCCGTCAAGAGCGTGATCGGCGCCGCGCGCGAGGCCGTCCATGGCCATCCGCTGGTGGGGGCTCGCAAGCTCGCTGGGGATGCCTTGTCGGGCGCGCTCAAGGTGGCGCGAGAGGTGACGTCGCGCCCCACCTCTCCGAGCGGCGGGGAGCACTGACCCACGCCTGGGCTCGCTCCACGTGCGCACAGTGCCCACCTTGGATGTGATTGTCTGGAGGATGCATAAATGTCCCGACTACTGACGGTGTTGGTGACCGGAGCGACCGGCAAGCAAGGAGGGGCAGTGGCGCGCATGCTCCTCGCGCGTGGGCATCAGGTGCATGCGCTCGTCCGCTCACCGGACAACGCACAGGCCAAGGCCTTGGAGCACCTGGGAGCCCGGCTCGTCCCAGGTGACTTCGAAGAGGTGGACACCCTGGAACACGCCATGATGGGCGTGGACGCCGTGTTCGCCATGGCGACGCCGTATGGCGATGAGGGCCTGGACCTGGAGGGTGAGGTACGCCACGGCCGGCACCTCATCGACGCCGCGAAGATCGCCCGCGTGCCCCATTTCATCTACTCGTCCGTGGCGAGCGGCAACCTGCCCACGGGCGTGCCCCACTTCGAAACCAAGCTCGTGCTGGAGGAGCACCTGCGCCACAGCACCCTGCCCTACACCATCCTGGCGCCCGTGTTCTTCATGGAGAACTTCCTCGGGCCCCTGTTCGCCCAGCGGCTGCATGAGGGCACGCTGGCCCTCCCCCTGCCGCCCCACCGCGGCCTGCAGATGATCGCCCTCGCGGACTTCGGCGCCTTCACCACCCGGGTGATGGAGCGCGCGGAGGACTTCATCGGCAAGCGCATCGAGCTCGCCTCGGACGAGGTGACGGGAGAGCAGGCCGCCGCGCTCATCTCGTACGTGAGCGGGCACAAGCTGCGCTACGAGGAGGTTCCCCTGGAGGCCATACGCTCGCGCAGCGAGGATCTGGCGCGCATGTACGCCTGGCTGCAGACCGAGGGCTACCACGTGGACAGCACCCTCTTGCGCCAGGACTACCCGGACGTGGGCTGGCACACCTTCGAGGACTGGGCGCGCGTCCAGGACTGGAGCGGACTGCTGGGCACCACCTGGCGGGGACCCGTCGCCGCGGAGCCATCCTTGACCTAGTCCGCCCAGCGAGCGGGCACCGCCCGTGCCCCCGCGTCCCCTCCGAGCTCTTCCTACCTTCCTGGGAGGAGGAGCTTTTCCATGCGCATGCGTGCTTTCCGGCCCGTTCTCGCCACGGCGCTGCTCGCCGCGGGGTGTGTGTCCACGACGACGTTGCAACCGCTGGCCTCGACCCCCACCACGCCGGCAGGCACGCCCCTGGATCAGGAGCACGGCGTGCGGCTGGTGGCCAATGGCGCCGCCTGGAAGGGCTACCCCTCCCACCTCGGCCGCATCGTCACGCCGGTGGAGGTCCGCCTGGAGAACCAGAGTGGGCGGCCCCTGCGCATCGCCCCCGAGGACTTCACGCTGGTGGGCACCTCGCGCTTCGAGTACGCCGCGCTCACGCTCCCAGAGCTCAGCCAGGAAAACGTCTCGGGCGTGGGCGGCTCGGGCCAGGCGGGCGAGGGCGTGGCCGAG
Coding sequences within:
- a CDS encoding NmrA/HSCARG family protein, translated to MSRLLTVLVTGATGKQGGAVARMLLARGHQVHALVRSPDNAQAKALEHLGARLVPGDFEEVDTLEHAMMGVDAVFAMATPYGDEGLDLEGEVRHGRHLIDAAKIARVPHFIYSSVASGNLPTGVPHFETKLVLEEHLRHSTLPYTILAPVFFMENFLGPLFAQRLHEGTLALPLPPHRGLQMIALADFGAFTTRVMERAEDFIGKRIELASDEVTGEQAAALISYVSGHKLRYEEVPLEAIRSRSEDLARMYAWLQTEGYHVDSTLLRQDYPDVGWHTFEDWARVQDWSGLLGTTWRGPVAAEPSLT